The Megalops cyprinoides isolate fMegCyp1 chromosome 19, fMegCyp1.pri, whole genome shotgun sequence genome has a window encoding:
- the nme3 gene encoding nucleoside diphosphate kinase 3, with protein sequence MICLVLSIFAYIFQTGWTGVNERTFIAVKPDGVHRRLVGEIIRRFERKGFRLVGLKLMQASESLLKDHYWELRDKPFFNGLIRYMSSGPVIAMVWQGLDVVKTARRMLGETNPADSLPGTIRGDFCVEVGRNVIHGSDSVESAQREISLWFQQQELMCWDDSNHHWVYE encoded by the exons ATGATTTGTCTAGTGTTAAgcatatttgcatacattttccaGACCG GCTGGACCGGGGTCAACGAGCGGACCTTCATCGCAGTGAAGCCGGATGGCGTGCACCGGAGGCTGGTGGGCGAGATCATCCGCCGCTTTGAGCGCAAGGGCTTCCGCCTGGTCGGCCTCAAACTCATGCAG GCCTCGGAAAGCCTCCTGAAGGACCACTACTGGGAGCTGAGGGACAAGCCTTTCTTCAACGGGCTGATACGCTACATGAGCTCCGGACCTGTCATCGCCATG gtgtggCAGGGGCTGGACGTGGTGAAGACGGCACGCAGAATGCTGGGAGAGACGAACCCCGCAGATTCTCTTCCAGGGACCATCCGAGGGGACTTCTGCGTGGAAGTGGGCAG gAACGTGATCCATGGCAGTGACTCTGTGGAGAGCGCACAGAGGGAGATCTCACTGTGGTTCCAGCAGCAGGAGCTCATGTGCTGGGATGACAGCAACCATCATTGGGTCTACGAGTGA
- the spsb3a gene encoding SPRY domain-containing SOCS box protein 3a yields MSRRNRNSRAWRYVWGGIRRDADARALVLASESEEWRYERLQYSDSDSELEFPAVIPAVPSAVPVTGESYCGCDSQAEPSYNPRLRAFHRVKDCHCGEDAQDFDWVWDDSSKSTATLLTCDNRKVNFHMEYSCGTAAIRGSKELADGQHFWEIKMTSPVYGTDMMVGIGTSDVNLDKYRHTFCSLLGKDEDSWGLSYTGLLHHRGDKVSFSSRFGQGSIIGVHLDTWHGTLTFFKNRKCIGVAATELQNKKFFPMVCSTAAKSSMKVIRSCFAPTSLQYLCCARLRQLLPDCVDTLSVLPLPPGLRHLLHNKLGWVLSLNNGATDGPDQPSDSPVPPGAYASAALSSGSDSEGCSSDPEACQRKRCRWT; encoded by the exons ATGTCGAGACGCAACAGGAACAGCAGGGCGTGGCGCTACGTGTGGGGCGGTATCCGGCGAGATGCAGACGCCCGGGCATTGGTTCTGGCCTCGGAGAGTGAGGAGTGGCGGTATGAACGCTTACAG TACAGCGACTCGGACTCAGAGCTGGAGTTCCCGGCGGTCATCCCCGCGGTGCCCAGCGCAGTGCCGGTGACGGGGGAGTCTTACTGTGGCTGCGACTCCCAAGCCGAGCCCAGCTACAACCCCCGGCTGCGGGCCTTCCACCGCGTCAAGGACTGCCACTGCGGAGAGGACGCCCAGG ACTTTGACTGGGTGTGGGATGATAGCAGTAAATCCACTGCCACCCTGCTCACCTGTGACAATCGCAAGGTCAACTTCCACATGGAGTACAGCTGTGGCACAGCCGCCATCCGCGGCTCCAAGGAGCTGGCCGACGGACAGCACTTCTGGGAGATCAAGATGACCTCCCCAGTATACGGCACCGACATG ATGGTGGGAATAGGGACGTCAGACGTGAATCTGGACAAGTACAGACACACGTTCTGCAGTCTGCTGGGGAAGGATGAAGACAGCTGGGGGCTGTCATACACAG GTCTGCTGCATCACAGAGGTGACAAGGTTAGCTTCTCGTCACGCTTTGGCCAAGGTTCCATTATTGGGGTGCACTTGGACACCTGGCACGGCACCCTCACCTTCTTCAAGAACCGCAAGTGCATAG GTGTGGCcgccacagagctgcagaacaAGAAGTTCTTCCCCATGGTGTGCTCCACGGCGGCCAAGAGCAGCATGAAGGTGATCCGCTCCTGCTTCGCCCCCACCTCCCTGCAGTACCTGTGCTGCGCGCGGCTGCGGCAGCTGCTGCCTGACTGTGTGGACACGCTCAGCGTGCTGCCGCTGCCCCCCGGCCTCCGGCACCTGCTGCACAACAAGCTGGGCTGGGTGCTCAGCCTCAACAACGGGGCCACGGACGGGCCTGACCAGCCGTCCGACTCTCCCGTCCCGCCCGGCGCCTATGCCTCCGCCGCGCTCTCTTCCGGGAGCGACTCGGAGGGCTGCTCCTCCGACCCCGAGGCCTGCCAGAGGAAGCGCTGCCGCTGGACTTAA
- the mrps34 gene encoding 28S ribosomal protein S34, mitochondrial produces MARKKRVRLIAEMARKIREYRALKERPRDWQKYALDYETMTRPFTGKKLPVLAWEDVQRESRLFPLLAGLRLFGVGRLFTRKSWLTEYQEPCYWKITRVKVDYTAENMDHGKAWGILTFKGKEESEVKEVDKVMYHDWRLVPKHEEEEFKRFTPVPDTTPRYAAYPPLLRAMILAQRRKEGKPLSEEPIIDLHRHVPLNKDYFQSQEKEKQRQEGTPV; encoded by the exons ATGGCGAGGAAGAAGCGAGTCCGCCTGATTGCCGAGATGGCGCGCAAGATCCGCGAATATCGTGCCCTGAAGGAGCGGCCCAGAGACTGGCAGAAGTACGCGCTGGACTATGAGACCATGACGCGGCCCTTTACGGGGAAGAAGCTGCCCGTACTGGCCTGGGAAGACGTGCAACGGGAGAGCCGCCTCTTCCCGCTGCTGGCTGGCCTCCGTCTCTTTGGGGTCGGTCGCCTTTTCACACGCAAGTCATGGCTTACTGAATACCAGGAGCCTTGCTACTGGAAGATCACCAGGGTAAAGGTGGACTACACTGCGGAG AACATGGACCATGGTAAAGCATGGGGAATCCTGACCTTTAAAG GAAAGGAGGAGAGCGAGGTGAAGGAGGTGGACAAGGTGATGTACCACGACTGGCGCCTTGTACCTAAACACGAAGAGGAGGAGTTCAAGCGCTTCACACCAGTCCCTGACACCACCCCACGATACGCGGCCTACCCACCCCTGCTGCGCGCCATGATCCTGGCCCAGAGGCGCAAAGAGGGAAAGCCTCTCTCAGAAGAGCCGATCATCGACCTGCACAGGCATGTCCCTCTCAATAAAGACTATTTCCAGAgccaggagaaggagaagcagcGGCAGGAAGGGACCCCAGTGTGA